The following are from one region of the Arachis duranensis cultivar V14167 chromosome 10, aradu.V14167.gnm2.J7QH, whole genome shotgun sequence genome:
- the LOC107469937 gene encoding uncharacterized protein LOC107469937 translates to MAYVEGGVVKSKRSLWRLKTITDFFWAIVNIIGVFFATMFSMEKADAYRKGAASGKKWDGGAPGGPGGGGGGPYGGGPRGPPRGGLDNVRGLDSIRGRDHASLPACGSCCG, encoded by the exons ATGGCTTACGTTGAGGGAG GTGTCGTGAAATCAAAGCGATCACTATGGCGACTCAAAACAATAACTGATTTTTTTTGGGCCATTGTTAACATTATAGGCGTGTTTTTTGCTACAATGTTTTCG ATGGAAAAGGCCGATGCGTACAGGAAAGGTGCCGCTTCTGGTAAGAAATGGGATGGTGGTGCTCCTGGAGGTCCGGGTGGAGGTGGTGGGGGACCATATGGCGGTGGTCCACGTGGCCCACCTCGTGGTGGTCTTGACAATGTTCGTGGCCTAGATAGTATTAGGGGGCGTGACCATG CCTCTCTTCCTGCCTGTGGCTCCTGCTGTGGTTGA